From the Eleutherodactylus coqui strain aEleCoq1 chromosome 7, aEleCoq1.hap1, whole genome shotgun sequence genome, one window contains:
- the LOC136573258 gene encoding vomeronasal type-2 receptor 26-like, with amino-acid sequence MASWPGSSEIDTHLPLFQQPKSLASMDILSPKEQAPATDLTAGELAAYFKEKIDKIRKEISDNCMISYGASDPSLSDRILYPHVFRMVQNNHIHNMAISELLEHFGWTWVGILVSDNETGEIELQILIKYMRERGICAAFTITLTGENYIRILHALNNPQITIIIMCGTNSVYIEKLIKHYTFMFLDKTLILSPSWIPETSEQYYHSVYNGTLVVQFSSPFPGLEDIIKIYRKLDEKSYNEKYWFLLEVIGNISAIDSFIFDDDINEEDTYAQMYTAQHLKQLLLFGVAPRLYSAVEVLAKALHEMFLFIKDEYEENSITGFIHYRRKLQRCIQMMTSSPDPMRPSYYFNEQGEAVHPYKIINWLHIEEAVHEVEVGNFTPWAVSGEKLYINPQAITWKHTQEIPVSRCSDQCSPGSRKKTRETIHSCCYDCDPCSEGEISNITDAENCNKCQSDEWPNEKRDRCLPKVLEFISYQNDTIAFVFSGVSVFGCLVTGFILRIFISHRDTPIVKANNRNLSYLLLVSIILSFLSIFFFLGRPTDITCRFRETSFGIFFSVAVSSLLAKTVMVCVAFKSTKPGSPWRKWLNVKLPYTIVLLCSSIQVVICVIWLSISPPFQDFDTQSYPGKIIIQCNEGSDVCFYSMLGYMGLLAAVSFVLAFMVRTLPDIFNEAKYITFSMLLFCSVWISMVPAYLSTRGKYMVAVEIFAVMASSTGLLGCVFFPKCFIIMFKYEINRKTDLLGKRK; translated from the exons ccccaaagaacaggcccccgcgACAGacttgactgctggagaactagctgcctatttcaaagaaaaaatcgacaaaATTCGTAAAGAAATCTCTGAtaactgcatg ATCAGCTATGGAGCCTCCGACCCCTCATTATCTGATAGAATCCTCTATCCTCATGTTTTCCGAATGGTCCAGAATAACCACATCCACAATATGGCGATCAGCGAACTGTTGGAGCACTTTGGCTGGACCTGGGTTGGGATTTTAGTATCGGATAATGAAACTGGAGAGATTGAGCTGCAAATACTAATAAAGTACATGAGAGAGCGCGGGATCTGTGCCGCCTTCACCATAACACTTACAGGGGAAAATTATATCAGGATTTTACATGCTCTAAACAATCCACAAATCACCATCATTATAATGTGCGGGACCAACTCTGTTTATATAGagaaattaataaaacattatacatTTATGTTTTTAGATAAAACCCTCATTCTTTCACCATCCTGGATCCCTGAGACTTCTGAACAGTACTATCACTCAGTATATAATGGTACTCTAGTAGTGCAATTTTCATCACCTTTTCCAGGTCTGGAGGATATTATAAAAATATACAGGAAACTTGATGAAAAAAGCTACAATGAGAAATACTGGTTCTTATTAGAGGTTATAGGCAATATTAGTGCCATAGATTCCTTCATATTCGATGATGACATCAATGAAGAGGACACGTACGCTCAAATGTATACTGCACAACATCTGAAACAACTCCTCTTATTTGGGGTCGCCCCAAGACTGTATTCTGCAGTAGAAGTTCTGGCAAAAGCCCTACATGAAATGTTCTTATTTATAAAGGATGAATATGAAGAAAACTCAATAACTGGATTTATACACTACAGACGGAAGTTACAGCGCTGCATACAAATGATGACGTCCTCACCTGATCCCATGAGACCTTCATATTACTTTAATGAGCAGGGGGAAGCCGTACACCCATATAAGATAATAAACTGGTTACATATAGAAGAGGCCGTACATGAGGTTGAAGTAGGAAATTTTACTCCCTGGGCCGTCAGTGGTGAAAAGCTTTACATAAATCCGCAGGCTATAACATGGaaacacacacaggag ATCCCAGTATCTCGCTGCTCGGACCAATGTTCACCTGGAAGCAGGAAGAAGACAAGAGAAACAATCCATTCCTGCTGCTATGACTGCGACCCGTGTTCAGAAGGGGAGATATCCAATATAACAG ATGCTGAGAACTGTAATAAATGCCAAAGTGATGAATGGCCAAATGAGAAGAGAGACCGATGCTTGCCCAAAGTCCTGGAATTCATCTCCTACCAGAATGACACAATCGCTTTTGTATTTTCTGGTGTCTCGGTCTTTGGATGTCTTGTGACCGGCTTCATATTGAGAATATTTATTTCCCACCGGGACACTCCTATTGTTAAAGCTAATAACCGGAACCTGAGTTATCTCCTCCTGGTCTCCATCATCCTCAGCTTCCTCTCCATCTTCTTTTTTCTTGGTCGACCCACTGACATAACTTGTAGATTCCGGGAAAccagttttgggatttttttctcaGTAGCCGTCTCTTCACTTCTCGCCAAGACTGTTATGGTCTGTGTAGCTTTTAAGTCTACAAAACCTGGAAGCCCCTGGAGAAAATGGCTGAATGTAAAGCTGCCCTATACCATAGTGCTGTTGTGTTCATCTATACAAGTTGTCATCTGTGTTATCTGGTTGTCTATTTCTCCTCCATTCCAGGACTTTGACACTCAGTCTTATCCTGGaaagatcatcattcagtgtaatgaaggATCAGATGTTTGCTTCTACTCCATGTTGGGTTATATGGGGCTCCTGGCAGcggtgagctttgttctggctttcatggtgaggacattaccggacatttttaatgaggccaagtacatcaccttcagcatgctgctgttctgcagtgtctggatctcCATGGTCCCCGCTTAtctgagcaccagagggaaatacatggtggcAGTGGAGATATTTGCAGTGATGGCGTCAAGCACTGGACTTTTAGGTTGTgtgtttttcccaaaatgttttattaTTATGTTTAAATATGAAATTAATAGAAAAACTGATCTGCTGGGGAAAAGGAAGTAA